In Spinacia oleracea cultivar Varoflay chromosome 5, BTI_SOV_V1, whole genome shotgun sequence, a single window of DNA contains:
- the LOC110789610 gene encoding protein STICHEL-like 3 has protein sequence MTRAVRNRVLKDVNGDISDHLRNHIHLTNCIHLKNHMHKHSPLLHDRSLMRDLIVLQRSRSLRDPSASPPLWHSPVIADLLSKDGERPENGRRSTGENSRDAGRLSRCSPPLDGLEVGGTDYQAAIGSEYSSKSGARDVRGDRENESSRLSDLSGGNQGAQSYGNGNEVSQGISGNSDRKSRKSVASGKYSQETNPKTLSHQLPEITLDSDGVLSSNKHLNGRQSKPVKVLEEAEPSVRGACSGFNRVKRRKFRRVKRTPGTMARRDTRDQNEISVASNSSVKGVVQQRRPMDEEEDEVGDHNVSRAPRNGCGIPFNWSRIHHRGKSILDMAGRSLSCGLTDPRLKRGGQIPQGRDASDFPAASDQSSSCSKSDAEALPLLVDGSESSDNAAWAHDYSGELGIFADSLLKRDVESDLASEARSGDQRKLREGRHARHQNLTQTYMPRTFRDLVGQNLVAQALSNAIVRRKVGLLYIFYGPHGTGKTSSARIFARALNCQSPEHPKPCGYCGSCIAHDMGKSRTIKEISPVSNFDLESIMDLFENMMLSQQASQYRVFIFDDCDTLSHDCWSAISKVIDRAPRRVVFVLICSSLDVLPHVITSRCQKFFFPKLKDADIIYALQWIATKEGLDIDRDALKLIASRSDGSLRDAEMTLEQLSLLGQRISVTLVQELVGLISDEKLVDLLDFALSADTVNTVKNLREIMESGVEPLALMTQLATVITDVLAGTYNFTKERRRRKFFRRQPLSKEDMEKLRQALKTLSEAEKQLRMSNDKLTWLTAALLQLAPDQQYMLPSSSAEDTSFNHSPLPQNDGRAVTRKGGMDRAIVSNTGRHLSTDRGMEKYHESSPGGTHDGSKVSGSRRQGVRIASHETSTYDDMRVTGKRGKGHTEIEDIWLEVLQNIQISYIREFMYQEGKLISVSYGAAPTVQLLFSSHQTKSKAEKLRDYIVQAFESVLGSSVTIEMRSESRKDARLGGYAPVVLPTSENGYGGPSRMISKNRVNSGTSEIVELAGSPREQKFSDHVNIHGQADKRDTRTSNETGPSFKHPDSSTVPERGSLGEQNQCRSLVRGKVSLAHVIQQAEGSSQRSAWTKRKAVSIAEKLEQDNLRLEPRSRSLLCWKTSRTTRRKLSRLKIRARRPHSLLKLISCGKCLSSRSPR, from the exons ATGACTAGGGCTGTTCGCAATAGGGTTCTTAAGGATGTGAATGGCGATATTAGTGATCATCTGCGTAACCACATACATTTGACAAACTGTATTCATTTAAAGAACCATATGCATAAGCATAGTCCCCTATTGCATGATAGGTCCCTTATGCGGGATCTTATTGTGCTTCAAAGGTCTCGTTCTCTTAGGGATCCTTCGGCTAGTCCCCCACTGTGGCATTCTCCAGTAATTGCTGATCTGCTTTCTAAAGATGGGGAAAGACCTGAGAATGGCAGGCGGTCAACTGGTGAAAATTCAAGGGATGCTGGAAGGCTATCTCGCTGTTCCCCACCTCTTGACGGTCTTGAGGTTGGGGGAACTGATTACCAAGCAGCAATAGGCAGTGAGTACAGTAGTAAAAGTGGAGCTCGGGATGTTAGGGGGGATAGGGAGAATGAATCTAGCCGATTGAGTGACCTTTCTGGTGGTAACCAAGGGGCTCAGTCTTATGGGAATGGAAATGAGGTGTCCCAAGGAATTTCTGGAAATTCTGACAGAAAAAGCAGAAAGAGTGTTGCATCCGGGAAATATAGCCAAGAGACTAACCCCAAAACACTCTCGCACCAGTTGCCTGAGATCACATTGGATAGTGATGGTGTACTCTCTTCGAACAAACATCTTAATGGGAGGCAGTCAAAACCTGTGAAGGTTTTGGAAGAAGCAGAACCTAGTGTTCGTGGTGCCTGCAGTGGTTTTAATAGGGTGAAAAGGCGCAAATTTAGGAGAGTAAAAAGAACACCAGGCACTATGGCTCGGAGGGATACCAGGGATCAAAATGAGATATCTGTGGCTTCAAATTCATCAGTAAAGGGCGTGGTGCAACAAAGGCGTCCAATggatgaggaagaagatgaagtaGGTGATCATAATGTTTCAAGGGCTCCACGAAATGGATGCGGGATACCGTTTAACTGGTCAAGGATTCATCATAGAGGTAAATCAATTCTTGATATGGCTGGTAGAAGTTTGTCATGTGGTTTGACCGACCCGAGGTTAAAAAGAGGTGGTCAGATTCCCCAAGGTCGAGATGCTTCTGACTTTCCTGCAGCATCAGATCAGTCTAGCTCTTGTAGTAAGTCTGATGCTGAGGCATTGCCTTTATTGGTTGATGGATCTGAGAGCTCAGATAATGCTGCTTGGGCCCATGATTACTCTGGAGAGCTAGGCATATTTGCTGACAGCCTTTTGAAACGTGATGTAGAATCTGACCTTGCTTCTGAAGCTAGGTCTGGTGACCAACGCAAGTTAAGAGAGGGACGCCATGCTAGACATCAGAACTTGACACAGACATACATGCCTAGAACATTCAGAGATTTGGTTGGTCAGAACTTAGTTGCACAAGCTCTTTCGAATGCCATTGTTCGGAGGAAGGTGGGCTTGTTATATATCTTCTATGGGCCGCATGGAACTGGGAAAACATCCTCTGCACGCATATTTGCCAGAGCCTTAAATTGCCAATCGCCGGAACATCCTAAACCTTGCGGCTATTGTGGTTCTTGCATTGCACACGATATGGGTAAAAGTAGAACTATAAAAGAAATTAGTCCTGTGAGTAATTTCGACTTAGAAAGCATTATGGATTTGTTTGAGAATATGATGTTGTCTCAGCAGGCATCTCAGTACAGAGTATTCATATTTGATGACTGTGATACACTTTCGCATGATTGCTGGAGTGCAATATCCAAAGTTATTGATCGAGCACCCAGGCGTGTGGTTTTTGTCCTCATATGTTCGAGTCTGGATGTTTTACCCCATGTAATAACATCCAGGTGCCAGAAATTTTTCTTTCCCAAATTGAAAGATGCAGATATTATATATGCTTTACAGTGGATTGCTACAAAAGAAGGTCTAGACATTGATCGGGATGCATTGAAGCTTATTGCATCCCGGTCAGATGGTTCTTTGAGAGACGCTGAGATGACGCTTGAGCAATTAAGTTTACTGGGGCAAAGAATCTCAGTGACACTGGTGCAGGAATTG GTTGGTCTGATCTCTGATGAGAAGTTGGTTGATCTACTTGACTTTGCTCTGTCTGCAGACACAGTTAATACAGTCAAGAACCTGAGGGAAATCATGGAAAGTGGTGTTGAGCCATTGGCTCTGATGACCCAACTGGCTACTGTTATAACTGATGTACTGGCTGGTACATACAACTTCACCAAAGAAAGGCGTAGAAGGAAATTCTTTCGGCGGCAACCAT TATCCAAAGAAGATATGGAAAAACTTCGTCAAGCATTGAAAACTCTCTCGGAAGCTGAGAAGCAGCTAAGAATGTCTAATGACAAATTGACTTGGCTAACAGCTGCATTGCTTCAGCTTGCTCCTGATCAGCAGTATATGTTGCCCAGTTCCTCTGCAGAAGACACTAGTTTTAATCACAGTCCATTGCCCCAGAACGATGGTAGGGCTGTAACTAGAAAAGGCGGAATGGATCGTGCCATAGTGTCCAATACTGGGAGACATTTGTCTACAGATCGTGGAATGGAGAAGTACCATGAAAGCAGCCCTGGTGGTACCCACGATGGTAGCAAGGTATCAGGCAGCAGAAGGCAAGGTGTTAGGATTGCATCTCACGAGACTTCTACATATGATGATATGAGAGTCACTGGGAAGCGAGGTAAAGGTCACACGGAAATTGAAGACATCTGGTTGGAGGTGCTACAGAATATTCAAATCAGTTACATACGAGAGTTCATGTATCAAGAAGGGAAGCTGATCTCTGTCAGTTATGGTGCAG CTCCAACTGTTCAATTGTTGTTCAGTTCACATCAGACCAAATCCAAGGCAGAGAAGCTGAGGGATTATATTGTGCAAGCATTTGAATCTGTACTTGGGTCTTCAGTGACAATTGAAATGAGATCTGAATCAAGAAAAGATGCAAGGTTAGGTGGTTATGCACCAGTTGTCTTGCCAACATCTGAGAATGGATATGGTGGTCCGAGCAGAATGATTTCAAAGAACAGGGTTAATTCTGGAACCAGTGAAATTGTTGAACTAGCAGGTTCTCCAAGGGAACAAAAGTTTAGTGACCATGTTAATATTCATGGGCAAGCAGATAAGCGGGATACTCGGACTAGTAATGAAACAGGACCGTCATTCAAACATCCTGACTCATCTACGGTACCTGAAAGAGGAAGTCTTGGGGAGCAAAATCAGTGTAGAAGCCTGGTAAGAGGCAAAGTGTCTCTTGCCCATGTGATTCAGCAAGCAGAAGGATCCTCCCAACGCAGTGCATGGACAAAACGCAAAGCTGTATCTATTGCTGAAAAACTCGAGCAAGATAATCT GAGGTTGGAACCTAGATCAAGAAGCTTGTTATGTTGGAAAACATCTCGAACAACAAGACGAAAG CTATCAAGGTTAAAGATTCGAGCACGAAGACCTCATTCATTGCTTAAGCTTATATCTTGTGGAAAGTGTCTCTCTTCCAGGTCGCCGAGGTAA